The Arachis ipaensis cultivar K30076 chromosome B10, Araip1.1, whole genome shotgun sequence DNA window ACGAAAGCATATAGGTGGGATTCACTTTTGATTAGTATCATTCATTCTTTCTCGGAAAGAGGCAAGATAGCCTTCGAAAAGACGAAAAGAAAGTGTTGAAGCCAGTCATTTCGATTAACATTTTTGATCTTGGAGTCTTCCACTTCTGTATGCTTTCTATTCCCTTATCGCTTACGTTTTCCTTTCATCTTGTTTACATCTTTAGTTCTTGCTTCTCTATTGGCCTTTCCATTGCTTGTACTTGTAGATTTCGATCATTGATTCATTATGTGCATTCTAGGGTTCATTGAATTAACAAGTTTCAATTTTCAACCGTTTTGGTTTAATAATGTGTTTTTTGGAGGGGAAACAAAAAAGATCTTAGAATTTTGGTGGTTAGATAGTTTGAATAATATcgtaaaaaaatttcaagtttttgAGAGATTGATTGAAGTTCTAGCTTTGATTTTGTGTGCTCAAACATTTATGTAAAAATCAGGATTTGAGCAATGGGAAAGAGGAAATCATCAGCAAAGCCAGTTCCAAAGAAGCGGATGGATAAGCTTGACACTGTCTTCAGCTGCCCTTTCTGCAATCACGACGCCAGTGTCGAATGCCGAATGTAAGCTATTTCGTTTAGCATTTGTAGGGGATTCCATGCTTTGTATTTCCTTTGAGGATTAATGGTTGGGATTCTTTTGAACAGTGATATGAAGAACTTGATAGGGGAAGCTTCTTGCAGGATTTGCCAAGAGAGCTTTAGCACTACTGTCACAGGTTTGTTTCTGAACTCATATTCAAGTTTGTCTTTTAAATCTGCTGATGATCCTAGAATGTTTGTTGTCTTTTGCAGCTTTATCTGAACCAATAGACATGTAAGTTAAATATTTCTATAGAAAacctctccctttccccttcttTCTTCGCTTTGTCTTACAAACACAACCACTTGATTGAACAATGCAGATACAGTGACTGGATTGATGAATGTGAACGGGTGAACAACCCGGAAGATGATGGTGCTTAGTAGTGCGATTATAAGAATCCATTTCGAGCAGTAGCGGATGGAAAATTCTGTATTTGTGTCAGCTCCTACTGGTGCAACTACATGTTTTGTTCCTATATTACTCTCTAAAGTAGCGTTTGATTTGAGGTATTGGGACAGAGACTGGGAGATTGagactcagtattatgtttgttggttcagagactggtatttaaatttctgtctctgtccctaaaatttcagtatttcaatacctccaaaaagtggggatacaggagactgaaatttttagagacgaaaactgaaactttaataatattttatacctaaaataccctatttcaattaattaatctaattttaccttttgtacaaattaaattagaactttATTCtcgtttcaatttctgtctcccacactttgcaccaaacagaatactgagatttatttcagaCTCTATCTctaagtctctgtctctcagtatcagtctttcagtctctatctctctaccaaacgctacctaatagAGTTTGTAAAACTACATGTACgctaaaacaatgaaaatatgtGTGTTTGTCTCGTGTCAATTTTCAATGCGTAAATAGCTAATTATGTTTCTCATTAAGAAAAGACAAGGTCTTACGTGTTACGATTGTTTAATAAAACGTAATTCTGAAAGTGTGGCTGCATAAATTAAACATATTATTGTATCCTAAAATATTTATGTTCAAAATAAGCACACTTATACTTAATTATCTTCGGATCATCTCATATAAAgtctttttagattttttttagtcCATTACTACTGATCTATCGTCATGACCAAATATTCTACAATCTCTTGCCTTTCattgatttaaattttttcttaAGAAGCACTTAATTTTTTGAAGTAattcttaatttttattatttgtatttattttaaaaaagtttattaataaattcttttttttttacgaaTGAAAAAATTTCCTCTCCTCTTTAATTATGTCAATACTTATAAATTTTGTAATCCAATGAATGTGTGAATTATTAAATATATCAAATACATACATAAATTTTTCATCCGCGCGCTATTATTTTGGatttaaagaattttataaacaTACCACATACATACtcatcaaataaaaataaattataaNNNNNNNNNNNNNNNNNNNNNNNNNNNNNNNNNNNNNNNNNNNNNNNNNNNNNNNNNNNNNNNNNNNNNNNNNNNNNNNNNNNNNNNNNNNNNNNNNNNNNNNNNNNNNNNNNNNNNNNNNNNNNNNNNNNNNNNNNNNNNNNNNNNNNNNNNNNNNNNNNNNNNNNNNNNNNNNNNNNNNNNNNNNNNNNNNNNNNNNNNNNNNNNNNNNNNNNNNNNNNNNNNNNNNNNNNNNNNNNNNNNNNNNNNNNNNNNNNNNNNNNNNNNNNNNNNNNNNNNNNNNNNNNNNNNNNNNNNNNNNNNNNNNNNNNNNNNNNNNNNNNNNNNNNNNNNNNNNNNNNNNNNNNNNNNNNNNNNNNNNNNNNNNNNNNNNNNNNNNNNNNNNNNNNNNNNNNNNNNNNNNNNNNNNNNNNNNNNNNNNNNNNNNNNNNNNNNNNNNNNNNNNNNNNNNNtaattataaaataaatattaaataaaatttaagtcTAACTAGAATAAGTAGTTCAATACTAACGAAgttcttaattattaatataattttctaTCTAATGAAGTAATGATAAAATATGTAATGATGATGATTCTCCTCAATTTTGATCTTTTATGTTTTCACAttcatatctttatttttatcatCTAGATTTAACATTAGATTATGATAttataaaattctaattaaaCTAAAAGATGTTTGTTTAAATTATAAGATATGATCCTCAATACATTTCAAATACAATACATTATCTAAaataaattttcattttaaatattcgaatataaaataattattaaagtaAATATCAAATTAGTATTTGAAAGATCTGATAAAATAGTATCTGACTTTTGTTATTaataaaatagtttttgaaaaattttaaatttgacaaAATCACCCGACCATAAAAGAATGACGTCACAGTTAATAGAAAATGCTGATGTGGCCATCAGAAAAGAGCTCCTATGATGGTAGACATTTATGGCaacctctttcttctttttcaacacACCGCTGCGTCCCCTTCCGCCATGGCACTTGAAGAAGAAGACCCTATGGCCTCGCTGTGTTTTTTGTGTTcgtcgcttcttcttcttcaacatgtCGTTGCGTCTCCCTTCGCGTCCCCTTCCACCAGACTGCTATGGCACACCACTGTGTCTCCTTCTACTATGGTAGTATCTTACTGTATTCTGGTGTTCactgcttctttttcttttacatgTGGTTGCGTCTCTTCCGCGTTTCTTCTACCATGGCAGTACTTCCAAAAATCATGGATATAGTATTGTATAAATTTTCAAGGATATAGTATTGTATAAATTTGTACCAAAAATTTTAGAGGAAATTTAACCTTTATACTAGTATTGTATAAAATTGTACTGAAAATTAAAGGATATAATATTGTATAAATACAATAGTTTTAATTTCCTCGGCACTCTATTTCAATTATCATGCTTAAATTTTTACAATACTATAtccttgaaaaattttaaattaaaactatTGATGATTAATGTTgtagaataaattttaaaataaataattttaattaaacaagttaaacaaatgTACTACTATAAAGGTTAAATTAgtgaatattaatttaaaattgacaaatatttagtataaattaaatgacttgaaaataaatactctaaaaaaattgatattataatttaaatatacaataaattaGATTGTGTttagttaattatttaacatATGCAGATATTATTGGGTTTAGttaatttttaactattttataatGATAAACTAATAAatgg harbors:
- the LOC107621782 gene encoding transcription elongation factor 1 homolog: MGKRKSSAKPVPKKRMDKLDTVFSCPFCNHDASVECRIDMKNLIGEASCRICQESFSTTVTALSEPIDIYSDWIDECERVNNPEDDGA